One Flagellimonas sp. CMM7 genomic region harbors:
- a CDS encoding nuclear transport factor 2 family protein, with product MKTQFLTFTLLFLSLFLSAQSEEEAIKQTLQNYIDGSSYNNQELIQSAFYEGAELFLSKKDQELWVLSPEEYANLFKNREQGKFNGRNGKILMVDYANNIASAKAEILIPKQNLKFIDIFLLKKLDDKWKIISKAATQIK from the coding sequence ATGAAAACACAATTTTTGACTTTTACACTTCTATTTCTATCGCTCTTTTTATCAGCACAATCTGAAGAGGAGGCCATTAAGCAAACACTTCAAAATTATATTGATGGTTCATCTTATAACAATCAGGAACTTATTCAATCAGCTTTTTATGAAGGTGCTGAGCTGTTTCTCTCCAAAAAAGACCAAGAATTATGGGTTTTATCCCCTGAGGAATATGCCAACTTGTTTAAGAATAGAGAACAAGGGAAGTTTAATGGTAGGAATGGCAAAATACTGATGGTTGATTATGCAAACAACATCGCATCTGCCAAAGCGGAAATCCTGATCCCTAAACAGAATCTAAAGTTTATAGACATCTTCCTATTGAAAAAACTTGATGATAAATGGAAAATCATCAGCAAAGCGGCAACTCAAATTAAGTGA
- a CDS encoding PQQ-dependent sugar dehydrogenase has translation MNKLMIPLMMLLIGCSQNQKSSTSKEIPPTLPTKHIVMDSLNHPWSMAFISNEEALVSEKDGHLLRINLNSKEKRIIKGFPTDLTDSIRAIHFGDNSGIFEVLVDPGFVNNKWVYVSYAAKKKGVGTTTKVVRAQLNKDSLINHQILLEANPFTREYYHYGGGMTFGPDGKLYITIGERLFWEKDEPEIPIAQDVTDKRGKIYRINPDGSIPDDNPDFGPNAVPGLYAIGIRAAQGITVEPKTGNIWFSEHGTIQGDEINILKAKANYGWPNVTSGKLRSQDYTPPKLEDVTFTPPVWYWHHTVAPTGLTFYTGDEFPQWENNLIVPGLSRGSLWRFRIENEVIKSAEELFIDDRVRIRKVRQSPDGKLYILTDEDNGKLIQIKAQ, from the coding sequence ATGAACAAATTGATGATTCCTTTAATGATGCTTTTGATAGGTTGTTCGCAAAACCAGAAATCTTCCACTTCAAAAGAGATTCCGCCTACTCTCCCTACCAAACACATTGTTATGGATAGTCTTAATCATCCTTGGAGCATGGCATTCATATCAAATGAGGAAGCTCTAGTTTCAGAAAAAGATGGACATCTTCTGCGCATCAATCTTAACTCAAAAGAAAAACGAATCATCAAAGGGTTTCCAACCGATTTAACCGATAGCATACGTGCTATTCATTTTGGGGACAATTCGGGGATTTTTGAGGTGCTTGTTGATCCTGGTTTTGTGAACAATAAGTGGGTCTATGTTTCCTATGCAGCTAAAAAAAAGGGGGTAGGCACTACCACAAAAGTTGTAAGGGCTCAGTTGAACAAAGACTCTCTTATTAACCATCAAATCCTGCTTGAAGCAAACCCCTTTACAAGAGAATATTATCATTATGGTGGTGGTATGACCTTTGGTCCAGATGGCAAACTATACATCACCATTGGTGAACGTCTTTTCTGGGAAAAAGATGAGCCTGAAATACCAATTGCACAAGATGTTACGGATAAACGAGGAAAAATATATCGCATTAATCCTGATGGCAGTATTCCAGATGACAATCCTGATTTTGGTCCAAACGCCGTACCAGGCTTGTATGCGATAGGTATACGTGCAGCACAAGGAATAACCGTAGAACCTAAAACGGGTAATATTTGGTTTAGCGAACATGGCACTATTCAAGGTGACGAAATCAATATCTTAAAAGCCAAGGCAAATTACGGGTGGCCCAATGTAACCTCAGGGAAATTGCGTAGTCAAGATTATACTCCACCAAAACTTGAAGATGTGACCTTTACACCTCCTGTTTGGTATTGGCACCATACCGTGGCTCCAACAGGGCTTACTTTTTACACGGGCGATGAATTCCCCCAATGGGAGAATAATTTAATTGTTCCCGGTTTATCCCGTGGAAGTCTATGGCGATTTCGTATAGAAAATGAAGTTATAAAAAGTGCCGAAGAACTGTTTATAGACGACCGTGTTCGCATACGTAAAGTAAGACAAAGTCCAGATGGAAAACTATACATCCTTACCGATGAGGATAATGGAAAACTTATTCAAATTAAAGCGCAATAA